One region of Flavobacterium sp. GSB-24 genomic DNA includes:
- a CDS encoding alginate export family protein: protein MESAKSKFKIVKLLLVFLLIGNSVSAQNFKLLRYDENYESLKDSTRNFYEKLKFIPLNEEQDFYLSLGGEARYEYVDFDNEDWGRLNIGHNNFLLQRYDLHADIHLGKTFRVFAQLRSALQEGRINGPRGIDEDQLNVQNLFLDVNVYQKEDKKITFRAGRQELDYGSGRLISVREGPNARLYFTGGKVLYSSARLFIDAFAMMEDEIFTGVFDNKMKKELNLWGAYSKIIIPKAGNLDLYYLGIRRDEAVFEEGIAPERRHTLGTRFWKYGGGFIYNLEAAYQFGKFGSGNINAWTGSVDIGYMFENIKFKPTINLRNDYISGDNNQGDGNLQTFNPLFPKGGYFGFSPQVGPVNLIDIHPYATMDLLPSLKMQVDVVFNWRYSLQDGVYRPSGVLNRPGSMSDERYIGTAYLANFTYNVNKYISVVSGIQYFKTGAFINDIIPNSKDGVFFNARLGFKF, encoded by the coding sequence TTGGAATCAGCAAAATCCAAATTCAAAATCGTCAAGTTATTACTCGTTTTTCTCCTCATAGGAAATTCGGTATCGGCTCAAAATTTTAAGCTTTTGCGCTACGACGAAAATTACGAATCGTTAAAAGATTCTACGCGAAATTTTTACGAGAAGTTGAAATTTATTCCTTTAAATGAAGAGCAGGATTTTTACCTTTCTTTGGGAGGTGAAGCCCGATATGAATATGTTGATTTTGATAATGAAGATTGGGGAAGGTTAAATATTGGTCATAACAATTTTCTTTTACAGCGCTACGATCTGCATGCCGATATTCATTTAGGAAAAACCTTCAGGGTGTTTGCACAATTAAGAAGTGCATTACAAGAAGGAAGAATCAACGGACCAAGAGGAATTGACGAAGATCAGCTCAACGTTCAGAATCTTTTTTTAGATGTGAATGTTTATCAAAAAGAAGATAAAAAAATAACTTTCCGCGCCGGAAGACAAGAATTGGATTACGGTTCCGGAAGGTTGATTTCGGTACGAGAAGGGCCCAATGCAAGATTGTATTTTACAGGAGGAAAAGTACTGTACTCCTCTGCCCGACTTTTTATTGACGCTTTTGCGATGATGGAAGACGAAATTTTCACAGGCGTTTTTGATAATAAAATGAAAAAAGAGCTGAATCTCTGGGGCGCGTATTCTAAGATAATTATTCCGAAAGCAGGAAACCTTGACCTTTATTACCTAGGAATTCGTAGAGATGAAGCCGTTTTTGAAGAAGGAATTGCTCCAGAACGAAGACATACTTTGGGTACAAGATTCTGGAAATACGGCGGCGGTTTTATTTACAATCTGGAAGCGGCTTATCAATTTGGAAAATTTGGTTCTGGAAATATAAATGCCTGGACAGGATCTGTTGATATTGGATATATGTTTGAAAATATCAAATTTAAACCGACCATAAATCTTCGAAATGATTACATATCGGGAGATAATAATCAAGGCGACGGAAATCTTCAGACGTTTAATCCGCTTTTCCCAAAAGGAGGCTATTTCGGATTTAGTCCGCAAGTGGGTCCAGTAAACCTTATCGATATTCATCCCTATGCCACGATGGATTTACTTCCTTCATTAAAGATGCAGGTCGATGTGGTTTTCAATTGGAGATATTCACTCCAAGATGGTGTTTACAGACCAAGCGGAGTGCTCAATCGTCCGGGAAGCATGTCAGACGAGCGCTATATCGGGACGGCTTATTTAGCCAATTTCACTTATAATGTCAACAAATATATATCAGTCGTAAGCGGCATTCAATATTTTAAAACAGGCGCTTTTATCAACGACATCATTCCAAATTCTAAAGACGGAGTTTTTTTTAATGCCCGCCTTGGATTTAAATTTTAA
- a CDS encoding hydrolase, translating to MKPSANLLSPDNHALVLIDFEGQMAFATHNIPLSELRTNVAIVAGASKIFNVDTVVTTVPEESFSGPVFPELEEFYPIATSGYIDRTSMNTWEDEAAYKAITGKNKKKLVLAGLWTGVCIVGPALSAIEEGYEVYVITDACGDVSAEAHERSVQRMIQAGAMPITSIQYLLELQRDWAREGTYVPVTNLMKKYGGSYGLGIHYAHNMLKH from the coding sequence ATGAAACCATCCGCAAACTTATTATCCCCAGACAATCACGCCTTAGTACTAATTGACTTTGAAGGTCAAATGGCATTTGCAACCCACAATATTCCGTTAAGCGAACTGCGTACCAACGTTGCAATTGTGGCCGGTGCATCAAAAATTTTCAATGTTGATACTGTTGTAACAACAGTTCCCGAAGAAAGCTTTTCAGGACCTGTTTTCCCAGAGCTTGAAGAATTTTATCCTATTGCAACTTCGGGATATATTGACCGTACTTCAATGAATACGTGGGAAGACGAAGCAGCTTACAAAGCGATTACAGGAAAAAATAAAAAGAAATTAGTGCTTGCAGGATTATGGACAGGTGTTTGCATCGTTGGGCCAGCTTTGTCTGCAATTGAAGAAGGTTATGAAGTCTATGTAATTACAGATGCATGCGGTGACGTAAGCGCAGAAGCTCATGAACGCTCGGTACAAAGAATGATTCAAGCAGGTGCAATGCCAATTACATCCATCCAATATTTATTGGAACTACAAAGAGACTGGGCTCGCGAAGGAACTTATGTTCCGGTAACCAATTTGATGAAAAAGTACGGTGGTTCTTACGGTTTAGGAATTCACTATGCGCACAATATGTTAAAGCACTAA
- a CDS encoding phosphoribosylpyrophosphate synthetase → MSKLQQPSFDTVTEALQWLNIQGFTENFNLDENCIRYNNNKQSMSPEEFKIEYLFRFEGDTDPGDEDIVYGIISEIYNVKGVLTSAFGIYADSISSEMIKKLSTH, encoded by the coding sequence ATGAGTAAGTTGCAACAACCTTCTTTTGACACCGTTACAGAAGCTTTACAATGGCTGAACATACAGGGTTTTACAGAAAATTTTAATCTCGACGAAAACTGTATTCGCTATAACAACAACAAACAATCCATGTCACCAGAAGAATTTAAAATCGAATACTTATTCCGTTTTGAAGGAGATACCGATCCCGGAGACGAAGATATTGTATATGGAATCATTTCTGAAATCTACAATGTAAAAGGTGTTTTAACTAGTGCCTTTGGCATTTACGCTGATTCAATTTCCAGCGAAATGATCAAGAAACTTTCCACCCATTAA
- a CDS encoding alpha/beta hydrolase, translated as MSTITAQDGTQIFYKDWGTGQPIVFHHGWPLSSDDWDAQMMFFLKQGYRVIAHDRRGHGRSGQSGENNNMETYAADVAALTEALDLKDAIHVGHSTGGGEVIRYAAKYGKGRVAKAVIISAVTPIMIQNESNPEGVPLSVFDEIREGTGFNRAQYFYDFPIPFYGWNREGQTVQEGIKHNWWRQGMMGSVFAHYEGIKAFSESDFTEDLKSLDIPVLVLHGEDDQIVPYAQAPRATALLKNGKLISYPGFPHGMPTTEAKTINKDILEFIKA; from the coding sequence ATGAGTACAATTACAGCACAAGACGGAACACAAATTTTCTACAAAGATTGGGGAACAGGACAACCAATCGTTTTTCACCACGGATGGCCATTATCAAGCGATGACTGGGATGCACAAATGATGTTTTTTCTTAAACAAGGTTACAGAGTTATAGCTCATGATCGTCGTGGGCACGGTCGCTCGGGACAAAGCGGAGAAAACAATAATATGGAAACATACGCAGCGGATGTAGCAGCTTTAACGGAAGCTTTAGATTTAAAAGACGCTATTCACGTTGGTCACTCAACAGGAGGCGGAGAAGTAATTCGTTACGCTGCTAAATACGGAAAAGGACGCGTGGCAAAAGCTGTAATTATAAGCGCTGTAACACCAATTATGATTCAAAACGAATCAAATCCAGAAGGAGTTCCATTATCAGTTTTTGACGAAATAAGAGAAGGAACAGGTTTTAACAGAGCACAATACTTTTACGATTTCCCAATTCCATTTTACGGATGGAACCGCGAAGGACAAACTGTTCAGGAAGGCATCAAACACAATTGGTGGCGTCAGGGCATGATGGGTTCTGTTTTTGCTCATTATGAAGGAATTAAAGCATTTTCAGAATCTGATTTTACTGAAGATTTAAAAAGTTTAGATATTCCGGTTTTAGTTTTACACGGAGAAGACGACCAGATCGTTCCTTACGCTCAAGCACCAAGAGCCACAGCGCTTTTGAAAAACGGAAAATTAATTTCATATCCGGGATTTCCTCACGGTATGCCAACCACAGAAGCAAAAACTATCAATAAAGATATTTTAGAATTTATTAAAGCCTGA
- a CDS encoding recombinase family protein yields MARRGIKITKANIWDLTRNLIYCGKIFVTKYKDQESRFVKKLHEPLIFEELFYNVTNFLVTKDKHSIEKLLNVGIDNLIKMNQAYVDMDFVRGSV; encoded by the coding sequence ATGGCTAGAAGGGGGATTAAAATAACTAAAGCTAATATATGGGACTTGACACGAAATCTTATTTACTGTGGTAAAATATTTGTTACGAAATATAAAGATCAAGAAAGCAGGTTTGTTAAGAAACTGCATGAACCTCTTATTTTTGAGGAACTGTTTTATAATGTCACGAATTTTTTAGTAACTAAAGATAAACACAGTATAGAAAAGCTTCTAAATGTAGGGATTGATAATTTAATTAAAATGAACCAAGCATATGTAGATATGGATTTTGTCAGAGGCTCAGTCTAA
- a CDS encoding fasciclin domain-containing protein, with protein MKTRKFLAAAILALGFGLTSFAQKTVMVGGAAMYPNKNIIENAVNSKDHTTLVAAVKAAGLVETLQGKGPFTVFAPTNEAFSKLPAGTVETLLKPENIKSLQTILTYHVVAGKMNSSDIAKAIKAGKGKASLKTVSGGTLTAWMDGKDLYISDESGNKAKVTISDVNQSNGVIHVVDAVLLPKM; from the coding sequence ATGAAAACTAGAAAATTTTTAGCAGCAGCAATCCTGGCATTAGGATTTGGATTGACATCATTTGCACAAAAAACAGTAATGGTTGGTGGAGCAGCTATGTATCCTAATAAAAATATTATAGAAAATGCGGTAAACTCAAAGGATCATACCACCTTGGTAGCAGCAGTAAAAGCAGCAGGATTAGTTGAAACTTTACAAGGTAAAGGCCCATTTACTGTTTTTGCACCAACAAATGAAGCATTTAGTAAATTGCCGGCTGGAACTGTTGAAACATTATTGAAACCTGAGAATATTAAATCATTACAAACTATATTGACATATCATGTAGTGGCCGGTAAAATGAATAGTTCTGATATTGCAAAAGCAATAAAAGCTGGTAAAGGAAAAGCTTCTTTAAAAACAGTTAGCGGCGGAACTCTAACTGCCTGGATGGATGGAAAAGATTTGTACATTAGTGACGAAAGTGGCAATAAAGCTAAAGTTACAATTTCAGATGTAAATCAATCTAATGGTGTCATACATGTAGTGGACGCAGTACTGCTTCCAAAAATGTAG
- the hemH gene encoding ferrochelatase has translation MKGVLLVNLGSPESPAPKDVKPYLDEFLMDKYVIDVPYLLRALLVRGIILRKRPEESAHAYAKIWWEEGSPLVVLSERMQKKVQTLVNVPVELAMRYGSMTIEKGLQQLHDKGVTEVLLFPLYPQYAMASTLTILVKAEEIRKKKFPHITFTDVPAFYNKPDYIKNLADSIQKHLVGFEYDHLLFSYHGIPERHIRKTDVTKSHCKIDGSCCSAPSPAHDFCYRHQCYETTRQVVKLLGLPEDKYSLTFQSRLAGDKWLEPYTDIEIDKMPAKGIKNLAVVTPAFVSDCLETLEEIAMRAKEDFEKNGGENFLAIPCLNDDQKWCQTVSSWINEWAE, from the coding sequence ATGAAAGGCGTATTATTAGTAAATTTGGGATCTCCCGAAAGTCCCGCACCAAAAGATGTAAAACCGTATTTAGATGAATTTCTAATGGATAAATACGTGATCGACGTTCCGTATTTATTGAGAGCATTATTGGTTCGCGGCATTATTTTAAGAAAAAGGCCAGAAGAATCTGCGCACGCTTATGCGAAAATCTGGTGGGAAGAAGGTTCTCCATTAGTTGTTCTTTCAGAAAGAATGCAGAAAAAAGTACAGACTTTAGTAAATGTACCGGTTGAACTTGCAATGCGTTACGGAAGCATGACAATCGAGAAAGGACTCCAGCAATTGCATGATAAAGGCGTTACTGAAGTACTGCTTTTTCCGCTGTATCCGCAATATGCAATGGCTTCGACTTTGACTATTTTGGTAAAGGCCGAAGAAATCCGCAAGAAGAAATTCCCGCACATTACATTTACTGATGTTCCGGCATTTTATAACAAACCGGATTACATCAAGAATTTGGCAGATTCAATTCAAAAACATTTAGTTGGTTTTGAATATGATCATTTGTTGTTTTCTTATCACGGAATTCCAGAGCGTCACATTCGCAAAACCGACGTTACAAAATCACATTGTAAAATTGACGGTTCTTGTTGCAGTGCGCCATCTCCGGCACACGATTTCTGTTATCGTCACCAATGTTACGAAACAACAAGGCAAGTTGTAAAATTATTAGGGCTTCCCGAAGATAAATACAGTCTGACATTTCAATCGCGTTTGGCGGGAGATAAATGGTTAGAGCCTTATACTGATATTGAAATTGACAAAATGCCGGCAAAAGGAATTAAAAATCTGGCTGTTGTAACACCTGCTTTCGTTTCGGATTGTTTAGAAACGCTCGAAGAAATCGCCATGCGCGCCAAAGAAGATTTTGAGAAAAATGGAGGGGAAAATTTCCTGGCTATTCCCTGTTTGAATGACGACCAGAAGTGGTGCCAGACTGTTAGCAGCTGGATTAATGAGTGGGCTGAATAA
- a CDS encoding AraC family transcriptional regulator produces the protein MEEEIQIEDGLTLIRFQNDSSESFSAQHEIGAGLIQFHFALKGNAFFLSSQDHCTLELKEEKSLILCNLQHQSLLKLELSPNSWMISVIVSINKFHSLFSVQADYISILSPDKKKKKYYAKAYISPAMAVVLSQLFHYSLHPSLKNLYYKGKAYELLSLYFNKMEDPNAVQCPFLTDEDNVLKIKKAREILIANMAEPPGLQQLADEIGLNMKKLKTGFKQIYGDTVYGFLFDYKMDFALKLLDSGSYNVNEVGLKIGYSTGSHFIAGFKKKFSTTPKRYLMSINTNHKNSFAFID, from the coding sequence ATGGAGGAAGAAATACAAATTGAGGACGGCCTTACCCTTATCCGTTTCCAGAACGACAGCTCAGAATCTTTTTCTGCACAGCACGAAATAGGTGCCGGCCTGATACAGTTTCATTTCGCACTAAAAGGTAATGCATTTTTTTTGTCCAGTCAGGATCATTGCACATTAGAATTGAAAGAGGAAAAATCACTGATTTTGTGCAATCTGCAGCATCAGTCATTGCTTAAGTTAGAACTTTCTCCAAATTCATGGATGATTTCTGTTATTGTTTCGATTAATAAATTTCACTCGTTATTTTCCGTTCAAGCAGATTATATTTCTATTTTAAGCCCCGATAAGAAGAAAAAAAAGTATTATGCCAAAGCGTACATCAGTCCTGCTATGGCTGTTGTTTTGAGCCAGCTGTTTCATTACAGCCTTCATCCTTCCCTAAAGAACCTTTATTATAAAGGAAAAGCATATGAATTATTGAGTCTGTATTTCAATAAAATGGAAGATCCAAACGCAGTGCAATGTCCATTTTTGACTGATGAAGATAACGTGCTGAAAATCAAAAAAGCCAGAGAAATACTTATCGCCAATATGGCCGAACCGCCAGGACTGCAGCAGCTGGCAGATGAAATTGGGCTGAATATGAAAAAATTAAAAACAGGCTTCAAACAAATTTATGGTGATACGGTATACGGTTTTCTGTTTGACTACAAAATGGATTTCGCCTTAAAACTATTGGACAGCGGTTCTTACAATGTAAATGAAGTCGGCCTGAAAATAGGATACAGCACCGGAAGCCACTTTATTGCGGGATTCAAGAAAAAATTTTCCACAACCCCAAAAAGATATCTAATGTCCATTAATACCAATCATAAAAACAGTTTCGCTTTTATAGATTAA
- a CDS encoding YceI family protein, with translation MKKTILIAMLCLCAIGVSQEKMVSKSAKVIFEASVPSFEEVKAVNRNVTFVLNPATGEIASLALMKGFQFKVALMEEHFNENYIESDQYPKAVFKGKIEGFDLQSLSADAKDFIIKGKLQLHGKSRDINTAAKISRSPSGVSISCNFSVNASDFNIEIPNLVKSKLSNKINIQFAAVLEANRQ, from the coding sequence ATGAAAAAAACAATACTTATTGCAATGCTGTGTCTTTGCGCCATTGGCGTATCACAAGAAAAAATGGTCAGTAAATCGGCAAAAGTCATTTTTGAAGCTTCCGTTCCTTCTTTTGAAGAAGTTAAAGCAGTAAATCGGAATGTTACTTTTGTTTTGAATCCAGCAACAGGAGAGATTGCAAGTTTAGCCCTGATGAAAGGTTTCCAGTTTAAGGTTGCCTTAATGGAAGAACACTTCAATGAAAATTATATTGAAAGTGACCAATATCCAAAAGCCGTATTTAAAGGAAAGATAGAAGGATTTGATCTTCAAAGCCTAAGCGCAGATGCTAAGGATTTTATCATTAAAGGCAAATTACAACTTCACGGTAAATCCAGGGATATAAATACTGCTGCAAAGATAAGCAGATCACCATCAGGGGTCAGCATTTCATGTAATTTCAGCGTAAATGCCAGTGATTTTAATATTGAAATCCCAAATTTGGTTAAAAGCAAGCTTTCCAATAAAATAAATATCCAGTTTGCCGCAGTTTTAGAAGCCAATAGACAATAA
- a CDS encoding YceI family protein yields MKKIIIMPMLLASFIVFSQEKIVTKSATITLEASVPSFQPVAGTNSNVTFVLNPATGEVASLALMKGFQFEMALMEEHFNENYMETDKYPKAIFRGQIEGFDIKNLTEDYKDYTIKGKLEMHGKSKDISADAKITRSGSRVTFISDFEVNASDFNIPIPALIKYKLDNKVKIQIIAVLK; encoded by the coding sequence ATGAAGAAAATCATAATAATGCCAATGCTATTGGCTTCTTTTATTGTTTTTTCACAGGAAAAAATAGTAACTAAATCTGCAACAATAACTCTGGAAGCTTCAGTACCTTCTTTTCAGCCGGTTGCAGGAACTAACAGCAATGTAACTTTTGTTTTGAATCCCGCAACTGGAGAAGTGGCAAGTCTGGCTTTAATGAAAGGATTCCAGTTTGAAATGGCATTAATGGAAGAACATTTTAATGAAAATTACATGGAAACCGATAAATATCCAAAAGCTATTTTTAGAGGGCAAATAGAAGGATTCGACATTAAAAATCTAACTGAAGATTATAAAGATTACACCATAAAAGGAAAATTAGAAATGCATGGAAAATCCAAGGATATAAGTGCCGATGCAAAAATTACAAGATCGGGTTCCAGAGTCACCTTTATATCTGATTTTGAAGTAAATGCAAGTGATTTTAACATTCCGATTCCAGCGCTTATTAAATATAAACTGGATAATAAAGTCAAAATTCAAATTATTGCAGTTTTAAAATAA
- a CDS encoding DUF5777 family beta-barrel protein: MKNFILLFFLFPLLTFSQTDLLSGVETPSAKEKVTSAFKALKIVNLESTKLAAKGDLYFVVAHRFGSIKDGFEGFYGLDNANTQIKFIYGLTNGLNVSAARSEFAYDFATKYMLFPQIKDGFPVTIAGFNSLSINNTLKESLYPKLQFKDRLTYVAQLLISRKFSEKLSLEIVPSFFHQNFVDDVDQSNSQYAIGFGGRYKFAKRWSLNMDYAAHLNRAPNSLYKNPLSIGFDLETGGHVFQMHFTSSQAIDEAGYLGRTTGDWTKGDIFFGFNLARVF; the protein is encoded by the coding sequence ATGAAAAACTTTATCCTATTATTTTTTTTATTTCCGCTGTTAACCTTCTCCCAAACCGATTTATTGTCCGGGGTAGAAACTCCTTCTGCAAAAGAAAAAGTGACCTCTGCATTCAAAGCCTTAAAAATCGTTAATCTCGAATCTACAAAATTGGCAGCAAAAGGCGATTTGTATTTTGTTGTTGCACACCGATTCGGCTCTATTAAAGATGGCTTTGAAGGTTTCTATGGACTGGATAATGCCAATACGCAGATTAAATTTATTTACGGTCTAACAAATGGACTCAACGTAAGTGCCGCCAGAAGTGAATTTGCTTATGACTTTGCAACAAAATATATGCTGTTTCCTCAAATAAAAGACGGCTTTCCTGTTACTATTGCTGGTTTTAATAGTTTATCTATTAATAACACATTAAAAGAAAGTCTGTATCCGAAACTTCAATTTAAAGACAGGCTGACTTATGTTGCGCAGCTGCTGATTTCCAGAAAATTTTCTGAAAAGCTGTCTTTAGAAATTGTGCCGTCATTCTTTCATCAAAACTTTGTTGATGATGTAGACCAAAGCAATTCCCAATATGCCATAGGATTTGGAGGAAGATATAAATTCGCTAAGCGCTGGTCCTTAAATATGGATTATGCGGCGCATTTAAACAGAGCGCCAAATTCACTTTATAAAAATCCGCTGTCTATTGGTTTTGATCTGGAAACCGGCGGACATGTTTTCCAGATGCATTTTACCAGTTCACAGGCAATTGATGAGGCTGGATATCTAGGAAGAACCACTGGCGACTGGACAAAAGGAGATATATTTTTTGGATTTAATCTTGCCAGGGTTTTTTAG
- the hemA gene encoding glutamyl-tRNA reductase — translation MENFNMSRSTTFYALGLSYKKADAVIRGKFSLDAKAQSDLLMQAKAEGIESLIVTSTCNRTEIYGFAHHPYELIKLLCENSNGSVEEFQQAAYIYKNEEAVSHMFRVGTGLDSQILGDFEIISQIKIAFNHSKREGLVNTFLDRLVNMVIQASKKVKTETKISSGATSVSFASVQYIIRNVADIGNKNILLFGTGKIGRNTCENLVKHTKNSHIVLINRTKNKAELLAGKLNVIVKDYADLKQELQQADVLVVATGAQNPTIDKTSLALQKPLLILDLSIPRNVDANVEEIPGVTLIHLDDLSQITDDTLEKRKQHIPAAEAIIDDLKLELNTWVNGRKCAPTIHALKSKLNDIVSAEFAFQKRKTTHFDDAQMDLISSRIIQKLTNHFASHLKNENTSVDQSIEFIEKVFQIGQLAPNKASSPIEEKYKINLS, via the coding sequence ATGGAAAATTTTAATATGTCCAGATCTACCACTTTTTACGCATTAGGGTTAAGCTATAAGAAAGCAGATGCAGTTATAAGAGGAAAATTTAGTTTAGATGCTAAAGCACAATCTGATTTATTGATGCAAGCCAAAGCAGAAGGTATAGAATCATTGATTGTTACTTCTACTTGTAACAGAACTGAAATTTATGGATTTGCCCATCATCCTTATGAACTCATCAAATTGCTTTGCGAAAACAGCAATGGTTCTGTAGAAGAATTTCAGCAGGCTGCTTATATATATAAGAATGAAGAAGCTGTCAGCCATATGTTCCGGGTAGGAACAGGTTTAGACAGTCAGATTCTGGGCGATTTTGAAATCATCAGCCAAATTAAAATCGCTTTTAATCATAGTAAACGGGAAGGTTTGGTAAATACTTTTCTGGACCGTTTAGTAAATATGGTTATTCAAGCGAGCAAAAAAGTTAAAACAGAGACTAAAATTTCTTCTGGTGCAACATCCGTTTCTTTTGCATCAGTGCAGTATATTATCCGAAATGTGGCGGATATTGGGAATAAAAATATTTTGTTATTCGGAACGGGGAAAATAGGAAGAAATACGTGCGAAAACTTAGTAAAACATACTAAAAACAGCCATATTGTCCTTATAAACAGAACAAAAAACAAAGCCGAATTACTGGCTGGCAAGCTGAATGTTATTGTAAAAGATTATGCTGATTTAAAACAGGAACTGCAGCAGGCCGATGTGCTGGTTGTAGCTACAGGAGCACAAAATCCCACTATTGACAAAACATCGCTTGCTTTACAGAAACCCTTATTGATTCTGGATTTATCCATCCCGCGCAATGTAGATGCCAATGTAGAAGAAATCCCCGGTGTAACTTTAATACATCTGGATGATCTGTCTCAAATTACGGATGACACGCTGGAAAAAAGAAAACAGCATATTCCTGCTGCGGAAGCCATTATTGATGATCTGAAATTAGAACTGAATACCTGGGTGAACGGCCGAAAATGTGCTCCGACTATTCATGCCTTAAAATCCAAGCTAAATGATATTGTATCAGCAGAATTTGCTTTTCAAAAAAGGAAAACAACCCATTTTGATGATGCACAGATGGATTTAATCAGTTCAAGAATTATTCAAAAATTAACAAACCATTTTGCCAGCCATTTAAAAAATGAAAACACTTCAGTGGATCAAAGCATTGAATTCATTGAAAAAGTATTTCAGATAGGACAGCTTGCACCGAATAAGGCTTCTTCACCAATAGAAGAAAAATACAAAATCAATCTGTCATAA
- a CDS encoding anti-sigma factor — protein sequence MEANQYIESGILEMYVYGLLTEKENLEIAELARKNPEVESEIIAIEKAVSALSSSFSPFHSAANFEKIKARLELKHTKVVDIKPASNLPQYFGWAAAVLLLLGFGYQTLELTKSKQAVSEAGGKKNKIEREYAILDQQNKQTEKNLSIVRDIKNTSVTLGGQSVSPASFAKVYWNKETKTTYIDAAGLPNPPKGMVYQVWSLKLSPVLTPTSIGLLDNFEENSQKIFAVSQTDSAEAFGITLEPAGGSRTPTMEQLYTLGKV from the coding sequence ATGGAAGCGAATCAATATATTGAGTCAGGCATTTTAGAAATGTACGTTTACGGCCTGCTGACAGAAAAAGAGAACCTGGAAATTGCCGAACTGGCCAGAAAAAACCCTGAGGTTGAAAGTGAAATCATTGCTATAGAAAAAGCTGTTTCGGCCTTATCATCTAGCTTCTCACCTTTCCACTCGGCTGCCAATTTCGAGAAAATAAAAGCGCGTTTAGAGCTTAAACATACTAAAGTTGTCGATATAAAACCAGCATCAAACCTGCCGCAATACTTCGGCTGGGCGGCTGCAGTATTATTATTGCTAGGTTTTGGATATCAGACTTTAGAATTGACAAAATCCAAACAGGCAGTCTCTGAGGCTGGAGGCAAAAAAAATAAAATTGAAAGAGAATATGCTATTTTAGACCAGCAGAATAAACAGACTGAGAAAAATCTGAGCATTGTGAGAGACATTAAAAATACAAGCGTTACTCTGGGCGGACAATCAGTATCTCCGGCATCATTTGCAAAAGTATACTGGAACAAAGAAACAAAAACGACTTATATCGACGCGGCAGGTCTGCCAAACCCTCCAAAAGGAATGGTTTACCAGGTTTGGTCTTTAAAACTAAGTCCGGTGCTTACACCGACAAGTATTGGTCTGCTGGATAATTTTGAAGAAAACTCTCAAAAAATCTTCGCTGTAAGCCAAACCGATTCAGCTGAAGCTTTTGGGATCACGCTGGAACCTGCAGGGGGAAGCCGTACACCTACAATGGAGCAGCTTTATACTTTAGGAAAAGTCTAA
- a CDS encoding RNA polymerase sigma factor, protein MSQEELLVLIRKKDERAFTHLYDMYSKSLFSVINVLVKNREEAEDVLQEVFVKIWKNIDSYSESKGRFYTWILNIARNTSIDKLRSKNFNNTQKNLSSDNFVNLLDDSNKLANKLDAIGIQEFVKKLKPKCIEIIDLLFFKGYTQQEASEELAIPLGTVKTQNRNCINDLRNYLKI, encoded by the coding sequence ATGAGCCAAGAAGAATTATTGGTATTAATCCGCAAAAAAGATGAAAGGGCTTTCACCCATCTCTACGATATGTACTCAAAAAGCTTGTTTTCGGTCATAAATGTTCTGGTAAAAAACCGCGAAGAAGCCGAAGATGTCCTGCAGGAAGTCTTTGTAAAAATCTGGAAAAACATCGATAGCTACAGCGAAAGCAAGGGCCGGTTCTACACTTGGATCCTTAATATTGCAAGGAATACATCTATTGACAAGCTGCGATCCAAAAATTTCAACAACACCCAAAAAAACCTTTCTTCGGATAATTTCGTAAATCTGTTAGATGACAGTAATAAATTAGCTAATAAACTAGATGCAATTGGCATTCAGGAATTCGTAAAAAAACTGAAACCAAAATGCATCGAGATTATTGATCTGCTATTCTTTAAAGGATATACCCAGCAGGAAGCTTCAGAAGAATTAGCTATACCTTTGGGAACTGTAAAGACACAAAACAGGAACTGTATCAATGACTTAAGGAATTATTTAAAGATATAA